Proteins encoded together in one Mobula hypostoma chromosome 9, sMobHyp1.1, whole genome shotgun sequence window:
- the LOC134352388 gene encoding barrier-to-autointegration factor-like, producing MISTSHKCRNFVSEPMGNKSVSALAGIGATLGRKLEEQGFDKAYVVLGQFPVLRKDDELLKEWLKDLCGANSRQAGQCVFCLQEWCNAFL from the coding sequence ATGATTTCAACATCACACAAGTGCAGGAATTTTGTGTCCGAACCAATGGGAAACAAATCAGTTTCTGCCCTGGCTGGAATCGGAGCAACACTTGGAAGAAAACTAGAAGAACAAGGTTTTGATAAGGCCTATGTAGTGCTAGGCCAGTTTCCTGTTCTGAGAAAGGATGATGAATTACTTAAAGAATGGTTGAAAGATCTTTGTGGAGCCAACAGCAGACAAGCTGGACAGTGCGTCTTCTGTTTACAGGAATGGTGCAACGCTTTCCTGTAG